The following proteins come from a genomic window of Pseudomonas syringae:
- a CDS encoding membrane-targeted effector domain-containing toxin, whose translation MTQTLSPVVLTPVPLAPADTWPAASAALHRLDELRIALAGELQALPSPGESLLTAIGGVDPAERELEISSLLQQIDDFWADPGETAESRRDRLVPALQRALRDEASVRIHERDLESGYLACLPAASAEPQDPALTYHSLSVQLHDDEQFEMAGALVISQAQDRTLLALPGLGLIAFASQALMCETVARWLNSPTLQSGLLNTVDRQQQERLAAIREDADLYLAPFTAADVQLQPVNSAPFRHALDRQLNKQRNDVRYACERADIEDQAQRQVLIQEAIDMRGMFGPAAVLELRELSYRQRQYHRGLPDWLKIASMADLQTYAGYLRRYDEARAAMLSVLGSAASPEQFAEAHLRMRLADDLGHDLDPQAITIDTLRTLPSTSKTYRVSRSLVQLALYGLHPNDEVAGSEFLDKTVIRLDDAPLPAAYSTLTPTYLASLINELELRANFGDFQRTAYQKEHNRHLLRLLARTRLSALAWAAKMQGHIRPEDFAIVAASATPAQNTPAPALRVQQVRLNGRNVMARLLVFRKQGAQGRTERLIMVALDAPGQHFKAFDTETHLLHEVVGWSASPAMSAWLLGQVEVAARPELAQQLTALSQKPQPAKDFLQFIDHPDCEVALRGFTDEQTRVMLSEQASHTPDWYLRASREQRRELLALEEAVGGALGNYQAQPHTQVQPFKDYVHQRASQQLGKLLNVPAGTVNPDLVVITSERETLTYTDMLLNGYNDSIDPIRTSAATQATFSGPEGVDLSALSPAAVAGSVRGQWLADDYIALIRNTLLNTENAGYADRRQASVLITQLQMKAAALRSLLKGHTEAAHYTWLKQSLDNAHLNSPAAREQYPLYPLQLHIDKPLIASGLTDIDQLVIPSPLLTHVETVQGCLVVLPMQIRHAALLYTPQAPDGIEFRLFSDFVSSLNTEGMIDYYKDRCRIKARRTLSFFLRDMQQGNANKPPVIPKAFISDVADTCYNRPLERRLRDVEETTTGRNDMLSRLIWVSVEIIATALTLPFPPASFAVGSLLSLHDSGQALAALSEGDQDRATAYIVSALFNGIGAGGDLLSGLKGFGGVLHNLEQGRESVPVLRSFQRQSSLTRYEDLYPVELQEQVFLLGKPNANGHAAVFHAPHVASAPPIATGQFAAREAGGAWQPLLPTPAPVPRAPSALRTDLAVDISLDNLPRIADGHAKGVCLVNGRHYIELSGQTFQVRYDTHLRCWQIIDPANPFAFFGNQPVRLDEQGQWLVIDRQRLRGGGLDGPESYQPLPEQAAGTSTDTLSGYEMPSTMRAHLDIVISKEPFDPTGSGMEAYFETYFTEVRRTFTTLREKLYQDAQAFFARFSLPPKPPLPTYELPGSVETLIEHVFTHSNGLVFSEAPKSVASKRLLLLNMPLLAEQRVEVLYIEHLLTDKHLSRLAKYRKLGKKSRTGSKELKYYLRDTNRGALNNSSTEYDYYHLIKAAHRYGIEVRPFSSSISYPFLGHPVLTAADDPAAAIKMSNFFGHTLISNDIAGASSKRWIALLDQKLATTHDQIPGIADMHGVVSVHIKDLPAGRPTRIRQGAGVAVDGQSPINCDFSIAFADPTLTAVPLPSATPLDEILIRELRGSSPVADGEQWAGQYGFVRAENDAWLRVEPEDWSVDSPVTAIQQSLIDAIYEMPLETRTTFHTLANFEKRGLDMQYFFGDPEFETVRDIFALRRKRLQQDAVTISAAQLPPRPALPEIAPQTSTSELLEKLYEQTDGVVIGESHFSVASKKLIIDNLPLLSQQNVKTLYMEHLLTDLHQADLDRFFETGQMSKTLLHDLKALDRGHHTDPDKVYTFEQLVIKARQQGMEVRAIDCASSYHLKGIAREEAITRQQMMNYFASRTLRRHQEVMGSHKWIALVGNSHANTYQGVVPGIAELEGGIGLRVVDVAPGLSRGVIEDPGELVSGGIATAKVQIKSDYRVEIEVPPPVNVVRPPKPLTLEQRLAKPGMFLVEEGEGNLQTVVHRARDTWIYRTPVLVNGEGKLYVERVRWPRVHLMPFDDMDALVAALETMGLKRIG comes from the coding sequence ATGACACAAACACTGTCCCCTGTCGTTCTCACCCCCGTACCGTTGGCGCCGGCCGACACCTGGCCCGCTGCCTCGGCAGCCCTGCACAGGCTCGACGAGCTGCGTATCGCGCTGGCTGGCGAACTGCAAGCACTGCCCAGCCCCGGCGAATCCCTGCTGACGGCTATCGGCGGAGTCGACCCGGCCGAGCGAGAGCTGGAGATTTCCAGCCTGCTGCAACAGATCGACGACTTCTGGGCTGACCCCGGCGAAACCGCTGAGAGCCGCCGGGACCGGCTTGTGCCCGCCTTGCAGCGCGCATTGCGTGATGAGGCCAGCGTCAGGATTCACGAGCGCGATCTGGAAAGCGGCTACCTGGCCTGCCTGCCCGCCGCATCGGCAGAGCCACAAGACCCCGCGCTCACTTATCACTCCCTGAGCGTGCAACTGCATGATGACGAGCAGTTTGAAATGGCCGGCGCGCTGGTGATATCCCAAGCACAGGACCGTACGCTACTGGCTCTGCCCGGCCTTGGCCTCATTGCTTTCGCCAGCCAGGCCCTCATGTGCGAAACCGTGGCGCGCTGGCTCAACTCGCCGACGCTGCAAAGCGGGCTCCTGAACACGGTCGACCGCCAGCAACAGGAGCGACTGGCTGCCATCAGGGAGGACGCCGACCTGTACCTTGCCCCCTTCACTGCAGCCGACGTGCAATTACAACCCGTCAACAGCGCCCCGTTCAGGCATGCGCTGGATCGCCAGCTGAACAAGCAGCGCAACGACGTCCGCTACGCCTGCGAACGCGCCGACATAGAGGACCAGGCGCAGCGTCAGGTACTGATTCAGGAAGCCATCGACATGCGGGGCATGTTCGGCCCCGCCGCCGTGCTTGAGCTGCGCGAGCTCAGCTACCGGCAACGCCAGTACCACCGGGGCCTGCCGGACTGGTTGAAGATTGCCAGCATGGCCGACCTGCAGACCTATGCCGGGTACCTGCGCCGCTATGATGAAGCGCGTGCTGCCATGCTCAGCGTGCTGGGCAGCGCGGCATCACCCGAGCAATTCGCCGAAGCGCATCTGCGCATGCGGCTGGCCGATGATCTGGGCCACGATCTGGACCCGCAGGCCATAACCATCGACACACTGCGCACGCTGCCATCGACCAGCAAGACCTACCGCGTGAGCCGCTCGCTGGTGCAACTGGCGCTCTACGGCCTGCATCCGAATGACGAGGTCGCAGGCTCGGAGTTCCTCGACAAGACCGTCATCCGTCTGGACGACGCACCTCTGCCAGCGGCTTACTCGACGCTAACCCCGACGTACCTCGCCAGCCTGATCAACGAGCTGGAGCTGCGCGCGAACTTTGGCGATTTTCAGCGAACGGCCTACCAGAAAGAACACAACAGGCATCTGTTGCGCTTGCTGGCGCGAACCCGCCTCAGCGCGCTGGCCTGGGCAGCGAAGATGCAAGGGCATATTCGTCCCGAGGATTTCGCCATTGTTGCAGCATCGGCAACCCCGGCACAGAACACGCCAGCCCCGGCACTGCGCGTGCAACAGGTACGCCTGAACGGACGTAACGTGATGGCCAGGCTGCTGGTATTTCGCAAGCAAGGCGCGCAGGGTCGGACCGAGCGGCTGATCATGGTCGCGCTGGACGCTCCGGGCCAGCATTTCAAAGCCTTCGACACTGAAACCCACCTGCTCCACGAGGTGGTCGGCTGGAGTGCGTCGCCTGCGATGAGTGCCTGGCTGCTCGGTCAGGTGGAAGTCGCTGCCCGCCCTGAACTCGCGCAACAACTGACGGCCCTCAGTCAGAAGCCCCAGCCGGCAAAAGATTTCCTGCAATTCATTGATCACCCCGACTGTGAGGTGGCGTTGCGCGGCTTTACCGACGAACAGACCCGGGTGATGCTTTCCGAGCAAGCCAGCCATACCCCGGACTGGTATCTGCGCGCCAGTCGTGAACAGCGCCGCGAACTGCTGGCACTCGAAGAGGCTGTCGGAGGCGCACTCGGCAACTACCAGGCCCAGCCCCACACCCAGGTCCAGCCGTTCAAGGACTACGTTCATCAGCGCGCCAGCCAGCAGCTCGGCAAGCTGCTGAATGTACCGGCTGGCACGGTGAACCCGGATCTGGTTGTGATCACCAGCGAGCGCGAAACGCTGACCTACACCGACATGCTGCTCAACGGCTACAACGACAGCATCGACCCTATACGCACCTCTGCTGCAACACAGGCAACCTTCAGCGGCCCGGAGGGAGTGGACCTGAGCGCGCTGTCACCCGCGGCAGTGGCAGGCTCGGTACGCGGTCAATGGCTGGCAGACGATTACATTGCGCTGATCAGGAACACCTTGCTGAATACTGAAAACGCCGGTTACGCCGACCGACGTCAGGCCAGCGTGCTGATCACTCAGCTCCAGATGAAGGCAGCCGCATTGCGCAGCCTTCTGAAAGGCCATACCGAAGCGGCGCACTATACCTGGCTGAAACAATCGCTGGACAATGCACACCTGAACAGTCCGGCCGCTCGCGAGCAATACCCGCTCTATCCCTTGCAGTTGCATATCGACAAACCACTGATTGCTTCAGGGCTGACCGACATCGATCAACTGGTTATTCCGAGCCCGCTGCTTACCCACGTTGAGACCGTGCAGGGCTGCCTGGTGGTTCTGCCGATGCAGATTCGCCACGCTGCATTGCTTTACACACCGCAGGCCCCTGACGGCATCGAGTTCCGTCTGTTCAGCGACTTCGTCAGCTCGCTGAACACCGAAGGCATGATCGATTACTACAAGGATCGCTGCCGGATCAAGGCGCGCCGGACCCTGTCGTTTTTCCTGCGCGATATGCAGCAAGGCAATGCCAACAAGCCGCCGGTCATTCCCAAAGCGTTCATTTCCGACGTTGCCGACACCTGTTACAACCGGCCACTCGAGCGCAGGCTGCGGGACGTGGAAGAGACCACCACCGGCCGCAATGACATGCTGTCCCGTCTGATCTGGGTCAGTGTCGAGATCATCGCCACCGCGCTGACCCTGCCCTTCCCTCCCGCAAGCTTTGCAGTTGGCAGCCTGCTGTCCTTGCACGACAGCGGTCAGGCACTTGCCGCACTGAGCGAAGGCGACCAGGACCGCGCCACGGCTTACATCGTGTCGGCACTGTTCAACGGGATCGGCGCAGGCGGCGATCTGCTGAGCGGCCTGAAAGGCTTTGGCGGCGTGCTGCACAACCTTGAGCAAGGCCGAGAATCAGTACCCGTGCTGCGCTCGTTCCAGCGCCAGTCTTCCCTGACGCGCTACGAAGACCTGTACCCGGTCGAGCTGCAAGAACAGGTCTTTCTGCTCGGCAAGCCCAACGCCAACGGCCATGCTGCGGTTTTCCATGCGCCGCACGTCGCTTCAGCGCCGCCGATTGCAACCGGCCAGTTCGCCGCACGAGAAGCCGGTGGTGCCTGGCAGCCACTGCTCCCGACACCGGCCCCTGTGCCGCGCGCGCCTTCAGCCCTGCGCACCGATCTGGCCGTCGACATTTCGCTGGATAACCTGCCGCGGATCGCAGACGGTCATGCCAAAGGCGTGTGCCTGGTCAACGGCAGACACTACATCGAGCTTTCCGGGCAAACCTTTCAGGTCCGGTACGACACCCATCTACGCTGCTGGCAAATCATTGATCCAGCCAATCCATTCGCGTTCTTCGGTAACCAGCCAGTTCGTCTGGATGAGCAGGGGCAGTGGTTGGTCATCGACCGCCAGCGCCTGCGTGGCGGCGGTCTGGACGGCCCGGAAAGCTATCAACCCCTGCCTGAACAGGCAGCCGGAACCTCGACCGACACGTTAAGTGGCTACGAGATGCCGAGCACCATGCGCGCGCACCTGGACATTGTCATCAGCAAGGAACCCTTTGATCCGACCGGCTCGGGGATGGAAGCCTATTTCGAGACCTATTTCACAGAAGTGCGGCGAACCTTTACAACGCTTCGAGAAAAACTCTATCAGGACGCCCAGGCTTTTTTTGCCCGATTTTCCTTGCCACCCAAACCGCCACTGCCGACTTATGAGCTGCCCGGCAGCGTCGAGACGCTGATCGAACACGTCTTTACTCACAGCAACGGGCTGGTCTTCAGCGAGGCACCGAAATCGGTAGCCAGCAAACGTCTGCTCCTGCTCAACATGCCCTTGCTTGCAGAACAGCGCGTCGAGGTGCTGTACATCGAACACCTGCTGACCGACAAACACCTGTCCAGGCTGGCCAAATATCGAAAGCTGGGCAAAAAAAGCCGCACGGGCTCTAAAGAGCTCAAGTACTACCTGCGCGATACCAATCGCGGGGCCTTGAACAATTCAAGCACCGAGTACGATTACTACCACTTGATCAAGGCAGCCCATCGCTACGGGATCGAGGTGCGCCCGTTCAGCTCGTCGATCAGCTATCCGTTTCTCGGCCATCCGGTGCTGACCGCTGCGGATGACCCGGCCGCCGCCATCAAGATGAGCAACTTCTTCGGGCATACGCTCATCAGCAACGACATCGCAGGCGCCTCCTCAAAGCGCTGGATAGCACTGCTCGACCAGAAACTTGCCACGACACATGATCAGATACCCGGCATCGCCGACATGCACGGCGTGGTCAGCGTACACATCAAGGACCTCCCGGCGGGACGCCCGACCCGCATCAGGCAAGGTGCCGGCGTGGCAGTGGATGGACAATCGCCGATTAACTGCGACTTCAGCATAGCGTTTGCCGACCCGACACTGACGGCCGTCCCGCTGCCTTCCGCCACGCCTCTGGATGAGATACTGATCCGCGAGCTGAGGGGCTCATCGCCTGTTGCCGACGGCGAACAATGGGCAGGCCAGTATGGCTTTGTCCGGGCCGAAAACGATGCCTGGCTGCGCGTCGAGCCGGAAGACTGGAGCGTCGACAGCCCTGTGACAGCGATTCAGCAATCCTTGATCGATGCAATCTACGAGATGCCGCTGGAGACCAGAACGACCTTTCATACGCTGGCCAACTTCGAAAAGAGGGGCCTCGATATGCAGTACTTTTTCGGCGATCCGGAATTCGAAACCGTTCGCGACATCTTCGCCCTGCGCCGCAAGCGGCTGCAACAGGACGCCGTAACGATCAGCGCAGCACAGCTGCCGCCTCGTCCGGCGTTACCCGAAATCGCGCCGCAGACAAGCACGTCCGAACTGCTTGAAAAGCTGTACGAGCAGACTGACGGGGTTGTGATCGGCGAATCGCATTTTTCCGTCGCCAGCAAAAAGCTCATCATCGACAACTTGCCATTGCTGTCACAGCAAAACGTCAAGACGCTGTACATGGAGCACCTGCTGACCGATTTGCACCAGGCAGATCTGGATCGTTTTTTCGAAACCGGGCAGATGAGCAAGACCCTGCTTCACGACCTGAAAGCGCTGGACCGGGGGCATCACACCGACCCGGACAAGGTTTATACCTTCGAGCAACTGGTCATCAAGGCGCGACAGCAGGGTATGGAAGTGCGGGCCATCGACTGCGCAAGCAGTTACCACCTCAAAGGTATCGCCAGGGAAGAAGCCATTACCCGCCAGCAAATGATGAACTACTTTGCGTCGCGCACCCTGCGCAGGCATCAGGAGGTCATGGGTTCACATAAGTGGATCGCACTGGTTGGCAATAGCCATGCCAATACCTATCAGGGCGTCGTGCCCGGCATTGCCGAACTGGAGGGCGGGATCGGCCTGCGGGTCGTCGATGTAGCGCCGGGGCTATCGAGGGGCGTCATTGAGGATCCAGGCGAGCTTGTTTCGGGAGGCATAGCGACCGCCAAGGTACAGATCAAAAGCGATTACCGGGTCGAAATTGAAGTGCCGCCCCCCGTCAATGTCGTCCGCCCCCCTAAACCGCTGACTCTCGAACAGCGCCTCGCGAAGCCAGGGATGTTTCTGGTGGAGGAAGGCGAAGGCAATTTGCAGACCGTCGTTCATCGCGCCCGCGATACATGGATTTACCGCACGCCGGTGCTGGTCAACGGCGAGGGCAAACTGTATGTGGAACGTGTCCGCTGGCCGCGCGTCCACCTCATGCCTTTTGACGATATGGACGCACTGGTGGCGGCGCTGGAGACGATGGGCCTCAAGCGGATAGGCTGA
- a CDS encoding lipopolysaccharide kinase InaA family protein — MRLSELKNAGRTPELPMSLTLADAAGTAELQLLTLLRVLPGQRYVGAGVWRGRSVLAKLLVGDKAARHFQRELAGVRLLAGQGLKTPLLLADGLQEGEGGWLLFEFLAPAPSLGDAWADVQDLPPLADEQQAVLGEALTAIALQHAKGLWQEDLHLDNLLRHNGQLYLIDGAGIRAEQAGQPLSRQKVLENLGVFFAQLPRAFEPYTEELLVHYLLSNAEHGLPMEALQKQIDKVRSWRLRDFMSKTVRDCSLFSVKDSASVFRAIRRDEEATLLPVLEQADALLDKGHLYKTGGAASVGRVDVNGRTLVIKRYNIKNFTHWLKRFWRPSRAWHSWRESNRLRFLGIATPKPLAVQEQRFLGLRSKAWLVTEFLDGPDIIERFAPYVQSGDAPETELLALDQLFAQLIRERISHGDLKGHNLFWHKDRWALIDLDAMQQHGSQSSFASAYARDRARFMRNWPTDSALHQLLEQRLPHITPV; from the coding sequence ATGCGCTTGTCTGAACTCAAGAACGCCGGACGCACCCCCGAGTTACCGATGAGTCTTACCCTGGCGGATGCTGCCGGCACCGCCGAACTGCAATTGTTGACCCTGCTGCGGGTACTTCCAGGACAGCGTTACGTCGGTGCTGGCGTATGGCGCGGCCGCTCGGTGCTGGCCAAACTGCTGGTCGGCGACAAGGCTGCCCGGCACTTTCAGCGTGAGCTGGCTGGTGTGCGTTTGCTGGCCGGGCAAGGCCTGAAGACCCCGCTGTTACTGGCCGATGGCTTGCAGGAAGGCGAGGGTGGCTGGTTGTTGTTCGAATTTCTGGCGCCAGCCCCCAGCCTGGGTGATGCCTGGGCTGACGTGCAGGACCTGCCGCCGCTGGCCGATGAGCAGCAGGCGGTACTCGGTGAGGCGCTGACGGCCATCGCGCTGCAGCACGCAAAAGGCTTGTGGCAGGAAGATCTGCACCTGGACAACCTGCTGCGCCATAACGGGCAGCTGTACCTGATCGACGGTGCCGGCATTCGAGCCGAACAGGCCGGGCAGCCGTTGTCGCGGCAGAAAGTACTGGAAAACCTTGGCGTGTTCTTTGCGCAGTTGCCCAGGGCTTTCGAGCCGTACACCGAAGAGCTGCTGGTGCATTATCTGCTGAGCAACGCCGAGCATGGCTTGCCGATGGAAGCGTTGCAAAAGCAGATCGACAAGGTCCGTAGCTGGCGACTCAGGGACTTCATGAGCAAGACGGTGCGCGATTGCAGTCTGTTCAGCGTCAAGGACAGCGCTTCAGTGTTTCGTGCGATTCGCCGTGACGAAGAGGCAACCCTGCTGCCGGTGCTGGAGCAGGCCGATGCCTTGCTCGACAAGGGCCATCTGTACAAGACCGGTGGCGCTGCAAGCGTAGGCCGGGTTGACGTCAATGGCCGCACGCTGGTCATCAAGCGCTACAACATCAAGAATTTCACGCACTGGCTCAAGCGTTTCTGGCGTCCCAGTCGTGCCTGGCATTCCTGGCGCGAAAGCAATCGGCTGAGGTTTCTTGGTATCGCCACGCCGAAACCGCTGGCAGTGCAGGAACAGCGTTTCCTGGGCCTGCGCAGCAAGGCGTGGCTGGTGACCGAATTTCTCGATGGCCCGGACATCATCGAACGGTTCGCACCTTATGTGCAAAGCGGCGATGCCCCGGAGACCGAGTTGCTGGCGCTGGATCAACTGTTCGCACAATTGATCCGGGAACGCATCAGCCATGGCGATCTCAAGGGCCATAACCTGTTCTGGCACAAGGACCGCTGGGCGCTGATCGATCTGGATGCCATGCAGCAGCACGGCTCGCAATCGTCATTCGCCTCGGCTTATGCCCGCGACCGGGCGCGCTTCATGCGCAACTGGCCGACCGACAGTGCGCTGCACCAGTTGCTGGAGCAGCGCCTGCCGCACATCACGCCGGTCTGA
- a CDS encoding lipopolysaccharide kinase InaA family protein, whose product MSVFIASADRALLERHGLVDFEALWNLQLDAVDEPNTGRGGWSSVFRLDLDDRSFYLKRQSNYLTHTLHYPLGEPSFCREFRNIRRYQKLGIPALQAAFYGERRINGERQAILMTRALDGWTELYALLLEWSDLPATERSAILQACGRLARTLHKAGQMHGCFYPKHIFLQAQGDVYNAQLIDLEKTRPVLFGKRDLIKDLEPLLRRCHMWSDDEQREFLAAYLQAAPDSPQVGAWSVLLGRRGLHKRIVQHRDQNEIH is encoded by the coding sequence ATGAGCGTATTTATTGCCAGTGCCGATCGGGCGCTGCTGGAGCGCCACGGCCTGGTCGATTTTGAAGCGCTATGGAATCTTCAGCTGGATGCCGTCGACGAGCCCAATACCGGGCGCGGCGGCTGGAGCAGCGTGTTCCGCCTGGATCTGGACGACAGGAGCTTTTACCTGAAGCGTCAGAGCAATTACCTGACCCACACGCTGCACTACCCGCTGGGCGAGCCCTCGTTCTGCCGGGAGTTTCGTAATATCCGCCGTTACCAGAAGCTCGGTATCCCGGCATTGCAGGCTGCCTTTTACGGCGAGCGGCGTATCAATGGCGAGCGCCAGGCGATTCTGATGACCCGTGCGCTCGATGGCTGGACTGAATTGTATGCGCTGTTGCTGGAGTGGTCCGACCTGCCGGCCACCGAGCGCAGCGCAATCCTTCAGGCCTGCGGCCGGCTGGCGCGCACCTTGCACAAGGCCGGGCAGATGCACGGGTGCTTCTACCCCAAACACATCTTTCTTCAGGCTCAAGGTGATGTTTATAACGCGCAATTGATCGATCTGGAAAAGACCCGCCCGGTGCTGTTTGGCAAGCGCGATCTGATCAAGGATCTGGAGCCTCTGCTGCGTCGCTGCCATATGTGGAGTGACGACGAACAGCGTGAATTTCTGGCTGCCTACCTGCAGGCCGCCCCCGACAGCCCTCAGGTCGGTGCCTGGAGCGTGTTGCTGGGTAGACGCGGCCTGCATAAACGTATCGTCCAACACCGTGACCAGAATGAGATCCACTGA
- a CDS encoding lipopolysaccharide kinase InaA family protein, with protein MAGWKLEPEYAFLERDFGSLDAVFALEGQRLTRDPLSEVIRVERSGVNYYVKRYVSAGKGLRRYMGRPRVKSEWQNLKRFAKWGIPTAEVVAWGLERNGAAYDRGALITRELPNTNDLSVLAKRNDPLLADRHWVDGISRQLAAYTRIMHDRHFTHNDLKWRNLLVDNVGKLFFIDCPNGAFWWSFLLRYRITKDLACLDKVAKYHLSATQRLRFYLQYRQRARLNASDKKRIRHIVSFFEGRE; from the coding sequence ATGGCAGGCTGGAAGCTCGAACCCGAGTACGCGTTCCTTGAGCGCGACTTTGGCAGCCTGGACGCGGTATTTGCCCTGGAAGGCCAGCGCCTGACCCGCGACCCGCTGTCCGAAGTCATCCGCGTCGAGCGCTCCGGGGTCAATTATTACGTCAAGCGTTACGTGAGTGCCGGCAAGGGCTTGCGTCGTTACATGGGCAGGCCTCGGGTCAAGTCCGAGTGGCAGAACCTCAAACGTTTCGCCAAATGGGGCATTCCCACGGCCGAGGTGGTGGCCTGGGGGCTGGAGCGCAATGGCGCGGCCTATGATCGCGGTGCGTTGATCACCCGGGAGCTGCCAAATACCAACGATCTGTCGGTGCTGGCCAAGCGCAACGATCCGTTGCTGGCCGACAGGCACTGGGTAGACGGCATCAGTCGCCAGCTGGCTGCTTATACGCGCATCATGCACGACAGGCATTTCACGCATAACGATCTGAAATGGCGAAACCTGCTGGTCGATAACGTGGGCAAGCTGTTTTTCATCGACTGCCCCAACGGGGCCTTCTGGTGGAGTTTCCTGCTGCGCTACCGGATCACCAAGGACCTCGCGTGCCTGGACAAGGTGGCCAAGTATCATCTGTCAGCCACCCAGCGCCTGCGCTTCTATTTGCAGTACCGCCAACGGGCGCGTTTGAACGCCTCGGACAAAAAACGTATTCGACATATCGTCAGCTTTTTCGAGGGCCGTGAATGA
- the rfaP gene encoding lipopolysaccharide core heptose(I) kinase RfaP codes for MKLFLAEPFKSLWAGRDAFAEVEGLSGEVYRELEGRRTLRTEVDGRGYFVKIHRGIGWGEIAKNLATAKLPVLGAGKEWDAIERLHEVGVPTMTAVAYGERGSNPAAQHSFIVTEELAPTTSLEDVSLNWRTEPPEPRLKRAFIAEVARLVGMMHRAGVNHRDCYICHFLLHTDRPVTADDFRLSVIDLHRAQTRRAITPRWRNKDLAALYFSALDIGLTRRDKLRFLKDYFQKPLREILLKEASLLTWLDKKADKLYQRKVRYGDAL; via the coding sequence ATGAAGCTGTTCCTTGCTGAACCGTTCAAGAGCCTGTGGGCCGGGCGCGATGCCTTCGCCGAGGTAGAAGGCCTGAGCGGTGAGGTTTATCGCGAGCTGGAAGGGCGCCGCACGCTGCGCACTGAAGTCGACGGGCGCGGTTACTTCGTCAAGATCCATCGCGGCATCGGCTGGGGCGAGATCGCCAAGAACCTTGCCACCGCCAAGCTGCCGGTGCTCGGCGCGGGCAAGGAGTGGGACGCCATCGAGCGCCTCCACGAAGTCGGCGTGCCGACCATGACCGCCGTGGCTTACGGCGAACGCGGCAGCAATCCTGCCGCGCAGCATTCCTTCATCGTGACTGAAGAACTGGCACCGACCACCAGCCTTGAGGACGTCAGCCTCAACTGGCGCACCGAGCCGCCCGAGCCGCGTTTGAAAAGAGCGTTCATTGCCGAGGTCGCGCGACTGGTCGGGATGATGCACCGGGCCGGCGTCAATCACCGCGACTGTTACATCTGTCATTTCCTGTTGCACACCGACAGACCGGTGACCGCCGACGATTTCAGGCTGTCGGTCATCGACCTGCACCGTGCCCAGACCCGACGGGCGATCACGCCACGCTGGCGCAACAAGGACCTGGCCGCGCTGTATTTCTCGGCGCTGGACATTGGCCTGACCCGACGCGACAAGTTGCGTTTTCTCAAGGATTACTTCCAGAAGCCGTTGCGGGAAATACTGCTCAAGGAAGCGTCGCTGCTGACCTGGCTGGATAAAAAAGCCGACAAGCTGTATCAACGTAAAGTGCGATATGGAGATGCGCTCTGA
- a CDS encoding glycosyltransferase family 4 protein, producing the protein MQLAFVLYKYFPFGGLQRDFMRIALECQQRGHQIRVYTLIWEGEVPPGFEVLVAPVKAFFNHRRNEKLTAWMEADLAQRPVDRLIGFNKMPGLDVYYAADGCFEDKAQNLRSPLYRKWGRYRHFADYERAVFAKESNTQVLMISEVQQPLFIKHYGTPLSRFHLLPPGISQDRRAPPDAPQIRADFRKEFGLADGDLLLVQIGSGFKTKGVDRSLKALATLPAELKKRARLFVIGQDDPKVFQLQSATLGLGDQVTFMKGRSDIPRFLIGADLLIHPAYNENTGTVLLEALVAGLPVLVSAVCGYAHYIAEADCGRVLDEPFDQAQLNRYLASMLQDAAARSAWSRNGLAFADTADLYSMPQHAADVILAEHD; encoded by the coding sequence ATGCAACTGGCTTTCGTACTCTACAAATATTTCCCGTTTGGCGGCCTGCAACGCGACTTCATGCGCATCGCGCTGGAGTGTCAGCAGCGTGGCCATCAGATTCGCGTCTATACGCTGATCTGGGAAGGCGAGGTGCCGCCCGGCTTCGAAGTGCTGGTCGCGCCGGTCAAGGCGTTCTTCAACCATCGGCGCAACGAGAAACTCACTGCCTGGATGGAGGCCGATCTGGCCCAGCGCCCCGTCGACCGTCTGATCGGCTTCAACAAAATGCCGGGGCTGGACGTGTATTACGCCGCCGACGGTTGTTTCGAAGACAAGGCGCAGAACCTGCGCAGCCCGCTGTATCGCAAGTGGGGCCGCTATCGCCATTTTGCCGATTACGAACGAGCGGTGTTCGCCAAAGAATCGAACACTCAGGTGTTGATGATTTCCGAAGTGCAGCAGCCGTTATTCATCAAGCATTACGGCACGCCGCTGTCGCGGTTCCACCTGCTGCCGCCGGGCATTTCCCAGGATCGCCGCGCACCGCCTGACGCACCGCAGATTCGTGCTGATTTTCGCAAGGAATTCGGTCTGGCTGACGGTGACCTGTTATTGGTGCAGATCGGCTCCGGTTTCAAGACAAAGGGCGTCGATCGCAGCCTGAAAGCGCTGGCGACGCTGCCTGCCGAACTCAAGAAGCGCGCGCGCCTGTTTGTAATCGGACAGGATGACCCCAAGGTATTCCAGCTGCAGAGCGCCACGCTCGGACTGGGCGATCAGGTGACGTTCATGAAAGGGCGCAGCGATATTCCGCGTTTCCTGATCGGTGCCGACCTGCTGATTCACCCGGCCTACAACGAAAACACCGGCACCGTGCTGCTCGAAGCACTGGTGGCCGGTTTGCCGGTGCTGGTCAGCGCGGTCTGCGGATATGCGCATTACATTGCCGAAGCCGACTGCGGTCGGGTGCTTGACGAACCGTTCGATCAGGCTCAGCTCAATCGCTATCTGGCCAGCATGCTTCAGGACGCCGCCGCGCGCAGTGCCTGGAGTCGCAACGGCCTGGCCTTCGCTGACACGGCGGACCTTTACAGCATGCCGCAACACGCTGCGGATGTAATTCTGGCGGAGCACGACTGA